The Faecalibacterium prausnitzii genome includes a window with the following:
- a CDS encoding diguanylate cyclase domain-containing protein has protein sequence MKSFNIIRYLKKWWPLIALMSFCAGVFFMRYATSNQAYTAQSIIKYNYSQAEDGKTPSGGELDVSEIFSSSVVKQAIENLDLTVNVDTIRSGGTVTPIVPDDVAKTQAAKIEKGEDVEEYQSTEYLVTLSLSSNYNTEYARTMLDEILSCYFASFGEKYVDYYTIPNNASALDGHGYDYLEQAEILKNTVSEISSNLINCQKSHPEFISSHTGMSLSDLLDEYNYVGDVEIPYLFSEILGGKLTQNREVLLKKYQERYNTYIMDGDVDTEKVAAVLEVIQSYGNKNKDGSLYYQRGARTGTEDDAGGFVLSEVYEYDTKVDRTTVYDTLISDYVTILNRKSNNVIDAAYCQYIIDVFQDAADSTDVSSENKAFSQQSVEQEIDALQSQLNSLYESLSITMKEYNEYCGAVNLGVLASTTVSEKINVKLYILLGVAVFFILGVCGAILLGRIQDFVEYLFFTEQSLDMPNRTACDLFIRNNSSRVLPDDTVCVVVELTNLSQINTAYGRERGNAMLDQFAGFLKEASATCGTVYYNGGQQFIGFFDQCRMEDAESFADYFHRLIAAYNAESTEATYEYAIGISESKANNAYSIRALLREAMRSKTRQEG, from the coding sequence ATGAAAAGCTTTAACATCATCCGATATCTGAAAAAATGGTGGCCGCTCATCGCGCTGATGTCGTTCTGTGCGGGTGTGTTCTTCATGCGCTATGCCACCAGCAATCAGGCCTATACGGCGCAGTCCATCATCAAATACAACTACTCCCAGGCCGAGGACGGCAAGACCCCCAGCGGCGGCGAACTGGATGTTTCGGAGATCTTCTCTTCCTCCGTCGTCAAGCAGGCTATTGAAAATCTGGACCTGACCGTCAACGTGGATACCATCCGCTCCGGCGGCACGGTCACCCCCATCGTGCCCGACGATGTGGCCAAGACCCAGGCGGCCAAAATTGAAAAAGGTGAGGACGTGGAGGAATACCAATCCACCGAATACCTCGTCACGCTCTCGCTCAGCAGCAATTACAACACCGAGTACGCCCGCACCATGCTGGATGAGATCCTGAGCTGCTACTTTGCCAGCTTCGGCGAAAAATACGTGGACTATTACACCATCCCCAACAATGCCTCTGCGCTGGACGGCCATGGCTACGACTACCTCGAACAGGCGGAGATCCTGAAAAACACCGTTTCCGAGATCTCCTCCAACCTCATCAACTGCCAGAAATCGCACCCAGAGTTCATCTCTTCCCACACCGGGATGTCTCTCTCGGACCTGCTCGATGAGTACAACTACGTCGGCGACGTTGAGATCCCCTATCTCTTCTCCGAGATTTTGGGCGGCAAGCTGACGCAGAACCGGGAAGTCCTGCTCAAAAAATACCAGGAGCGCTACAACACCTACATCATGGACGGCGATGTGGACACCGAGAAGGTCGCCGCCGTACTGGAAGTCATCCAGAGCTACGGCAACAAGAACAAGGACGGCTCCCTCTACTATCAAAGAGGAGCCCGGACCGGCACCGAGGATGACGCCGGCGGCTTCGTGCTGAGCGAGGTCTACGAGTATGACACCAAAGTAGACCGCACCACCGTCTACGACACCCTCATCAGCGACTACGTGACGATCCTGAACCGCAAGTCCAACAACGTCATCGACGCTGCCTACTGCCAGTATATCATCGACGTGTTCCAGGATGCAGCCGACTCCACGGATGTTTCCAGCGAGAACAAGGCCTTCTCCCAGCAGTCTGTGGAGCAGGAGATCGACGCCCTGCAGAGTCAGCTGAACTCCCTGTATGAGAGCCTCTCCATCACCATGAAGGAGTACAATGAATACTGCGGCGCGGTCAATCTGGGCGTTCTGGCCAGCACCACGGTCAGCGAGAAGATCAACGTCAAGCTGTATATCCTGCTGGGCGTTGCGGTCTTCTTCATCCTGGGCGTCTGCGGCGCCATCCTGCTGGGCCGTATCCAGGACTTTGTGGAATACCTGTTCTTCACCGAGCAGTCGCTGGATATGCCCAACCGCACCGCCTGTGATCTGTTCATCCGGAACAACAGTAGCCGCGTCCTGCCGGACGATACCGTTTGTGTGGTGGTGGAGCTGACCAACCTGAGCCAGATCAACACCGCCTACGGCCGCGAACGCGGCAACGCGATGCTGGACCAGTTTGCCGGCTTCCTGAAGGAAGCCTCGGCCACCTGCGGCACCGTCTATTACAACGGCGGCCAGCAGTTCATCGGCTTCTTCGACCAGTGCCGGATGGAGGACGCCGAGAGCTTTGCCGATTACTTCCACCGCCTCATCGCGGCCTACAACGCCGAGAGCACCGAGGCGACCTACGAATACGCCATCGGCATTTCGGAGAGCAAGGCCAACAATGCCTATTCCATCCGCGCACTGCTGCGTGAGGCAATGCGCTCTAAAACCAGACAGGAGGGATAA